A genomic stretch from Deinococcus cellulosilyticus NBRC 106333 = KACC 11606 includes:
- a CDS encoding tetratricopeptide repeat protein, which yields MTLKVQLLGPFRVWFGESLMPEKTLSRKKVRSVFKMLALHPSHRLQKESLIDQLWADLEPEQGAAQLYNALYNLRKAFQPYGGVEVGLNRGEIVLSAEGGVRVDALDFEKNTLTALKSRAFEQLLGALNLWTGDFSPEDLYDDWSEPYRNRFGELRLQLLLVFADEALRAGQVERAQQAYSNVLEVFPASEGAHVGLMRLAVLLGNKEGLSRQYERYTAATFEELGEGPAPQVQALYQQLRAELEKSVVVVPQPTLTELPGRKMELQHLQGLFAEGARLISIVAMGGQGKTRLAQVFAEQCGIPHILIPAHQSSNVAALLDRLRLELQAGEEQVPVLDVLAARGQVLLVLDNTEQVEGLENWISQALGRAPGLRLLCTSRRPLNLPGEHLLELSGLRPEDAIRLFCELARKTDPDFVCTETDQNLIREISEQVGGSPLALELATGWVRLMTLPEILSEVRDNVAFLDQGPQKSLSQVLNSTWDRLTPFEQDSLKALSTFAGGFTVLQARNTFQIRPQVLLSLSQLGLVQKNGALLGLHPLIRQLALAHLEKNSPHLEVHARHHLDLLRRNHSILNGSERAAYSTALEHNRQIMPDVLLAMKYSLHHRPAGFSEACPAFTEACMFSFLMSEGVALLKEATNHPDPQVRSVSLLCLGEVHVWQGDLAAGLNCLKACDLQLLNPALQALWYRHHGLIAERQGQFEASLEDLRRGLEVAPTEDAIALLHLQMGDAYAAKSMFPEASEAYRKAGLLTITQNNPRFYATLIMRLGTLAGRTEQWGPAEERFLKAIAAFRELQDTGNLNRAVNNLSLVYLSTGRYSEAKEQIQSSLLRARLFHSPGTLTALLNNLGVACLAIGDLKTALESVQESLKICRDSGFTRRIPSCLLHLGDIHLAAREFELARMAFEEAHNLFQGWNPLGQLDNLCGAAWIATELQDFTTARTLLEEGRELVQRHPSRRVRFLATQAFLLSRSGQSFDAQKTLLEALQACRNPSDELSVGWLMPSMKVLPDDTLTRQLAARVAGSSRTHWLHHQWAQAHGVQAVQGDLLVWAKDASAALARALEGFTSE from the coding sequence ATGACCCTGAAGGTGCAGCTTCTGGGGCCTTTCAGGGTGTGGTTTGGAGAATCCTTGATGCCCGAGAAAACCCTGTCCCGCAAGAAGGTGCGCTCGGTGTTCAAGATGCTGGCCTTGCATCCCTCGCACCGCCTGCAGAAAGAAAGCCTGATCGATCAACTGTGGGCAGACCTGGAGCCCGAACAGGGCGCAGCGCAGCTTTACAATGCCCTTTACAACCTCAGGAAGGCCTTTCAGCCGTATGGTGGCGTGGAAGTGGGACTGAACAGGGGTGAGATTGTGCTCAGTGCAGAGGGTGGCGTGCGGGTGGACGCGCTCGACTTTGAGAAGAACACCCTCACCGCTCTGAAGTCCCGTGCCTTTGAGCAGTTGCTTGGTGCCCTCAACCTGTGGACCGGGGATTTCAGCCCTGAAGACCTGTACGACGACTGGAGCGAACCGTACCGCAACCGTTTCGGAGAACTGCGCCTGCAGTTGCTGCTGGTCTTTGCAGACGAAGCCCTGAGGGCAGGTCAGGTGGAGCGGGCACAGCAAGCGTATTCCAATGTGCTGGAAGTCTTTCCGGCCAGTGAAGGGGCACATGTGGGCCTGATGCGACTGGCCGTTCTGCTGGGCAACAAAGAGGGCCTCTCCCGCCAGTACGAGCGTTACACTGCTGCCACTTTTGAGGAACTGGGAGAGGGTCCGGCTCCCCAGGTCCAGGCCCTGTACCAGCAACTCAGGGCTGAGCTGGAAAAATCTGTTGTGGTGGTGCCACAGCCCACCCTCACTGAATTGCCGGGACGCAAAATGGAACTTCAGCACCTGCAGGGCCTCTTTGCTGAAGGGGCCAGACTGATCTCCATCGTCGCCATGGGAGGGCAGGGGAAGACCCGACTTGCACAGGTGTTTGCAGAGCAGTGCGGCATCCCGCACATCCTGATTCCTGCCCACCAGAGCAGCAATGTGGCAGCCCTGCTGGACCGCCTGCGTCTGGAATTGCAGGCTGGAGAAGAACAGGTGCCTGTGCTGGACGTGCTGGCCGCCCGTGGACAGGTGCTGTTGGTGCTGGACAACACCGAACAGGTGGAAGGCCTTGAAAACTGGATTTCGCAGGCCCTTGGACGGGCACCCGGATTGCGGCTCCTTTGCACCTCCCGCAGGCCCCTGAACCTTCCCGGAGAGCACCTGCTGGAACTGTCTGGTCTTCGCCCGGAAGATGCCATAAGGCTCTTTTGCGAACTTGCCCGGAAGACCGATCCTGATTTTGTCTGCACCGAAACAGATCAAAACCTGATCCGGGAGATCAGTGAACAGGTGGGAGGGTCTCCCCTGGCCCTGGAACTTGCCACAGGATGGGTGCGTCTGATGACCCTCCCGGAAATCCTGAGCGAGGTCAGGGACAATGTGGCCTTTCTGGACCAGGGGCCACAAAAAAGCCTCTCTCAGGTCCTGAACAGCACCTGGGACAGGCTCACCCCCTTCGAGCAGGACAGCCTGAAAGCCCTGAGCACTTTTGCAGGAGGGTTCACGGTGCTGCAGGCCCGCAACACCTTTCAGATCCGGCCCCAGGTGCTGCTCAGCCTTTCGCAGCTCGGACTGGTGCAGAAAAATGGTGCCCTGCTGGGTCTCCATCCCCTGATCCGTCAGCTGGCCCTGGCCCATCTGGAGAAAAACAGCCCCCATCTGGAGGTGCATGCACGGCACCACCTGGATCTGCTGAGGCGCAACCACAGCATCCTGAACGGCAGTGAACGTGCTGCCTACTCGACAGCCCTGGAGCACAACCGCCAGATCATGCCAGATGTGCTGCTTGCCATGAAGTACAGCCTGCATCACCGGCCTGCGGGGTTCAGTGAAGCCTGCCCTGCATTCACAGAAGCGTGCATGTTTTCCTTCCTGATGTCCGAGGGCGTGGCCCTTTTGAAGGAAGCCACAAACCACCCGGACCCACAGGTGAGGAGCGTGTCCCTGCTGTGCCTCGGTGAGGTGCATGTCTGGCAGGGCGATCTTGCAGCAGGCCTGAATTGCCTGAAAGCCTGCGACCTGCAGTTGCTCAACCCTGCCCTGCAAGCCCTGTGGTACAGGCACCACGGCCTGATCGCTGAACGGCAGGGACAGTTCGAAGCCAGCCTTGAGGACCTGAGGCGTGGTCTGGAGGTGGCCCCCACAGAGGACGCCATCGCCCTGCTGCACCTGCAGATGGGAGATGCGTATGCCGCCAAAAGCATGTTTCCAGAAGCGTCGGAAGCTTACCGCAAAGCAGGACTCCTGACCATCACGCAGAACAACCCGCGTTTCTATGCCACCCTGATCATGCGGCTTGGAACCCTGGCCGGGCGCACCGAGCAGTGGGGACCTGCAGAGGAACGCTTCCTGAAAGCCATCGCCGCCTTCCGGGAATTGCAGGACACCGGAAACCTCAATCGGGCCGTCAACAACCTCAGCCTGGTGTACCTGAGCACCGGGCGTTACAGCGAGGCAAAAGAACAGATCCAGAGCAGCCTGCTGAGGGCCAGACTCTTTCACAGCCCTGGAACCCTCACGGCCCTGCTGAACAACCTCGGGGTGGCCTGCCTTGCCATCGGTGACCTGAAAACAGCGCTGGAGAGCGTGCAGGAATCCCTGAAAATCTGCCGGGACAGCGGGTTCACCCGGCGCATTCCCTCGTGCCTGCTGCACCTGGGAGACATTCATCTGGCTGCGCGGGAGTTTGAGCTGGCACGCATGGCTTTTGAGGAAGCCCACAACCTCTTTCAGGGCTGGAATCCACTGGGGCAGCTGGACAACCTCTGTGGGGCGGCCTGGATCGCCACCGAGCTGCAGGATTTCACCACAGCCCGAACCCTGCTGGAAGAAGGCAGGGAACTGGTGCAACGCCATCCTTCCAGACGGGTGCGTTTTCTGGCCACACAGGCCTTTTTGCTGTCCAGATCAGGTCAAAGTTTTGACGCCCAGAAAACCCTGCTGGAAGCCCTGCAGGCCTGCCGGAATCCTTCGGATGAACTCTCGGTGGGATGGTTGATGCCTTCCATGAAGGTCCTGCCCGATGACACACTGACCCGTCAACTTGCCGCCCGGGTGGCAGGGTCATCCAGAACCCATTGGCTGCACCACCAGTGGGCTCAGGCGCATGGGGTTCAGGCCGTGCAGGGAGACCTGCTGGTGTGGGCCAAAGATGCCAGCGCTGCCCTCGCCAGAGCCCTTGAAGGTTTTACTTCCGAATAA